In the Acomys russatus chromosome 13, mAcoRus1.1, whole genome shotgun sequence genome, one interval contains:
- the Cdca3 gene encoding cell division cycle-associated protein 3 has protein sequence MGSTQSVSGTPARPLPHNKHLARVADPRSPSAGIQRTPIQVESSPQPSLLTEQLNSLKQAQDPDPRSPTLGIARTPMKISGADAKSPLVKELSEVFETEVSKALSSPELALPQETPLSSELELPLGSQLSLDDQLLPRSQAELPSKLMVTKEETKQSTETVVTSQNSDKPCRDPETPQSSGSKRGRRKANSKVLGRSPLTILQDDNSPGTLTLRQGKRPSPLSENIKDLKEGTILGTGRFLKTGGAWEQNQDHDKENQHFALMES, from the exons ATGGGTTCTACTCAGAGCGTCTCAGGCACTCCAGCACGACCTCTGCCCCACAATAAGCATCTGGCTCGAGTAGCAGACCCTCGTTCACCTAGTGCTGGCATCCAGCGCACTCCTATTCAG GTGGAGAGCTCTCCACAGCCAAGCCTACTGACAGAACAGCTGAACAGTCTTAAACAGGCACAAGACCCAGATCCTCGCTCTCCTACTCTTGGCATTGCACGGACACCCATGAAGATCAGTGGTGCTG ACGCTAAGAGTCCACTGGTGAAAGAGCTGAGTGAAGTATTTGAGACCGAAGTGTCCAAAGCGCTTTCCTCCCCAGAGCTTGCTCTGCCCCAGGAAACGCCTTTATCTTCTGAACTAGAGCTGCCTTTGGGTTCTCAGTTATCCCTTGATGACCAGTTGCTGCCTAGGAGCCAGGCTGAACTCCCCTCCAAACTGATGGTTACCAAGGAGGAAACAAAACAGTCCACAGAGACCGTAGTCACCAGCCAGAACTCAGACAAGCCCTGTCGAGATCCAGAGACCCCCCAGTCTTCAG GTTCTAAGCGCGGTAGACGGAAAGCCAACAGCAAGGTGCTAGGAAGGTCCCCTCTCACCATCCTGCAGGATGACAACTCCCCTGGGACCTTGACACTACGACAG GGTAAGCGGCCATCTCCCCTAAGTGAAAATATTAAGGACCTAAAGGAAGGAACCATTCTTGGAACTGGAAGATTTCTGAAAACTGGAGGCGCATGGGAGCAAAACCAGGACCATGACAAGGAAAACCAGCACTTTGCTTTGATGGAAAGCTAG